A single genomic interval of Methylobacterium bullatum harbors:
- the azr gene encoding FMN-dependent NADPH-azoreductase: protein MSLVIPVILGSVRSERQGLRAARFLVARLRERGIEAPLVDPAELKLPLLDKMYKEYPKGEAPTVLEELATLYRRSDAFVVVSAEYNHSIPPALSNTLDHFLEEYFWRPSAIVCYSAGQYGGVRAAMQLRAMMAELGAPSIASLLPIPRIHKALDEEGVPQEEWLSKAAKRFLDELVWHAEALKAQRAKGTPY, encoded by the coding sequence ATGTCCCTCGTGATCCCCGTCATCCTCGGTTCCGTCCGCAGCGAACGCCAGGGATTGCGCGCGGCGCGCTTCCTCGTGGCGCGCCTGCGGGAGCGCGGCATCGAGGCTCCGCTAGTGGACCCGGCCGAGTTGAAGCTGCCGCTCCTCGACAAGATGTATAAGGAATATCCCAAGGGCGAGGCGCCGACGGTGCTCGAGGAGCTTGCCACGCTCTACCGCCGGTCGGATGCGTTTGTGGTCGTCTCGGCCGAGTACAATCACTCGATCCCGCCGGCCCTCTCGAACACGCTCGATCACTTCCTCGAAGAGTATTTCTGGCGGCCTTCGGCCATCGTCTGTTACTCGGCCGGCCAATATGGCGGCGTGCGGGCGGCGATGCAGCTCAGGGCGATGATGGCCGAGCTCGGCGCACCGAGCATCGCGTCGCTGCTGCCGATCCCCCGCATCCACAAGGCGCTCGATGAGGAGGGCGTGCCGCAGGAGGAATGGCTCTCGAAAGCCGCCAAGCGGTTCCTCGACGAGCTCGTCTGGCATGCGGAGGCGCTGAAGGCGCAGCGCGCGAAGGGCACGCCCTACTGA
- the cya_12 gene encoding Bifunctional hemolysin/adenylate cyclase: MATARAIDGRFDLDTIYTAWSAGAYKEYTNTRYSMSSNSGSSLGLELTGKNFLYDTYGNLTAGTIKSINVLNEDGSLQWTMTGLDFNANEFRATLNGPNYYNNSALLSMFKIIPLTVYGASHDDEFVGGQKADKFYGGFGSDTFVGGSGRDVFDGGVGGLDVANYALENGGGAIKVNLAKGTIIDTYGFVDTVANIEHIIGTERADTFLGSSTATYEAFTGGGGADIINGGGGTHNTVRYDNSYSYGYGVNVNLKGNSDGSGFGKISYYYYSDGTDIDKLIDIQDVVGTSSADTIVGSDQANVLAGLGGADRLEGGLGSDTVDYSLEMTLRGVTVSLDKTYGIDTFSNRDTLISIENVVGTEVRDLLTGSLTNNLLYGRGGNDTLRGLAGNDRLEGGEGNDTLNGGIGRDVLSGGTGYDTFVFDTQLSATANTTKIIDFSPIDDQITLDNAVFRGLAEAVLADKAFFIGTKAHDADDRIIYNNKIGAILYDADGNGAGAAVQFATISNNLKLTADDFFIV, encoded by the coding sequence ATGGCCACCGCTCGTGCGATCGATGGGCGCTTCGATTTAGATACAATTTATACTGCTTGGTCAGCTGGAGCCTACAAAGAGTACACCAACACGCGCTATTCGATGAGCTCGAATAGCGGTTCCAGTCTCGGCCTGGAGTTGACGGGAAAAAATTTTCTTTACGACACTTACGGAAATTTGACGGCGGGAACCATCAAGTCAATCAATGTCCTGAATGAAGACGGTTCTCTTCAATGGACAATGACCGGACTAGACTTCAACGCCAACGAATTTCGCGCAACACTGAATGGCCCGAATTACTACAATAATTCCGCTCTCCTCAGCATGTTCAAAATCATCCCCCTTACGGTCTATGGCGCATCGCACGACGACGAGTTCGTAGGTGGTCAGAAGGCCGATAAGTTCTATGGCGGATTCGGATCAGATACTTTCGTAGGCGGGTCCGGGAGAGACGTCTTTGATGGCGGCGTCGGCGGTTTGGACGTCGCGAACTACGCCCTGGAGAATGGGGGCGGTGCGATCAAAGTTAATCTCGCCAAAGGTACGATCATCGATACTTACGGGTTCGTCGATACGGTCGCCAATATCGAGCACATTATCGGTACCGAACGGGCGGATACGTTTCTAGGGTCGAGCACGGCAACCTACGAAGCTTTCACCGGCGGCGGCGGCGCTGATATCATCAATGGTGGCGGTGGCACGCACAATACTGTCCGGTATGACAATTCCTATTCGTATGGCTATGGCGTCAACGTTAATCTCAAGGGGAACAGTGACGGATCTGGTTTTGGAAAGATATCGTACTATTATTATTCCGATGGGACGGATATCGATAAGTTGATCGACATCCAAGATGTGGTTGGAACGAGCTCCGCGGATACGATCGTCGGGTCGGACCAAGCCAATGTGTTGGCCGGGCTCGGCGGAGCCGATCGTCTCGAGGGTGGTCTCGGATCGGACACCGTCGACTATTCGCTCGAAATGACGCTCAGAGGCGTGACCGTATCCTTGGACAAGACGTATGGAATCGACACATTCAGCAACAGGGACACGTTGATCTCGATTGAGAACGTCGTCGGTACCGAAGTCCGAGATCTTCTCACAGGTTCGTTGACCAACAACCTGCTCTACGGCCGTGGCGGCAATGACACGTTGCGGGGCCTCGCCGGCAATGATCGCCTGGAAGGTGGCGAGGGCAACGACACCCTCAACGGTGGCATCGGGCGCGACGTTCTCAGCGGAGGAACGGGGTACGACACGTTCGTCTTCGACACTCAGCTGAGCGCGACGGCGAACACCACCAAGATCATCGATTTCTCCCCTATCGATGACCAGATCACCCTCGACAACGCGGTTTTCCGCGGCTTGGCGGAGGCCGTCCTGGCCGACAAAGCTTTCTTCATCGGCACGAAGGCTCACGATGCGGACGACCGGATCATTTACAACAACAAGATCGGTGCGATCCTCTACGATGCGGACGGGAATGGTGCCGGTGCCGCGGTCCAGTTCGCAACGATCAGCAACAACTTGAAGCTGACAGCTGACGATTTCTTCATTGTCTAA
- the garB gene encoding Glutathione amide reductase produces MTDEFDVDLFVIGGGSGGVRAARIAAGYGARVSLAEEYRIGGTCVIRGCVPKKLMVYAGRFADDFEDAAGFGWSVGEPRFDWSVLKTRRDAEVSRLESIYDTNLERVGVTVIPERAVIEDAHTVHLTGSGRRVRAKYILVAVGAYPVKVPVIPGGDLGITSNEIFELETLPERILIIGGGYIAVEFASVFAHLGSRTTLLHRGERLLRGFDDEVRDALGLAFDKRLDLRLNQTVERLERRDSGIAATLGDGSVIEVDQVLVATGRRPAVSGLGLENVGIETDESGAIPVDAFSQTSVPSIYAVGDVTNRAALTPIAIREGHAFADTVFGGKPWAVNHELIATAVFSTPEIGTIGLTEEQARERFEKIDIYKSSFRSMKATLSNSAERVLMKIIVDCASDKVLGVHIVGHDAGEIIQAVAIAVTMGATKADFDRTIAVHPTAGEELVTMRVPAVTKRPEGVG; encoded by the coding sequence ATGACCGACGAGTTCGATGTCGATCTGTTCGTCATCGGTGGTGGCTCGGGGGGCGTGCGGGCGGCACGCATCGCGGCCGGCTACGGCGCCAGGGTGAGTCTCGCCGAAGAGTACCGGATCGGCGGCACCTGCGTGATCCGCGGCTGCGTGCCGAAGAAGCTGATGGTCTATGCGGGGCGCTTTGCCGACGATTTCGAGGACGCGGCTGGATTCGGCTGGTCGGTGGGCGAGCCGCGCTTCGATTGGAGCGTCCTGAAAACCCGCCGGGACGCCGAGGTCTCGCGCCTCGAATCGATCTACGACACCAACCTCGAACGGGTGGGCGTCACCGTCATTCCCGAGCGGGCCGTCATCGAGGACGCGCATACGGTCCACCTCACCGGCTCGGGCCGCCGGGTTCGGGCGAAGTACATCCTCGTGGCGGTGGGTGCGTATCCGGTGAAGGTGCCGGTCATTCCGGGCGGCGATCTCGGCATCACCTCGAACGAGATCTTCGAGCTGGAGACCCTGCCGGAGCGCATCCTTATTATCGGGGGCGGCTACATCGCGGTGGAGTTTGCCAGCGTCTTCGCGCATCTCGGGTCGCGCACGACCCTGCTGCACCGGGGCGAGCGCCTGCTGCGCGGGTTCGACGATGAGGTTCGCGACGCCCTCGGCCTCGCCTTCGACAAACGCCTGGATCTCCGGCTCAACCAGACGGTGGAGCGCCTCGAACGTCGGGACAGCGGCATCGCCGCCACTCTGGGCGACGGCAGCGTCATCGAGGTCGACCAGGTCCTCGTCGCCACCGGGCGCAGGCCCGCGGTGAGCGGCCTCGGCCTGGAGAATGTCGGCATCGAGACCGACGAGAGCGGCGCGATCCCGGTGGACGCCTTCTCGCAGACGAGCGTGCCCTCGATCTACGCGGTGGGCGACGTCACCAACCGCGCCGCTCTGACGCCCATCGCCATCCGCGAGGGCCACGCCTTCGCCGACACCGTCTTCGGCGGCAAACCCTGGGCGGTGAATCACGAGCTCATCGCCACGGCCGTGTTCTCGACGCCCGAGATCGGCACGATCGGCCTCACCGAGGAGCAGGCGCGCGAGCGGTTCGAGAAGATCGACATCTACAAGTCGAGCTTCCGCTCGATGAAGGCGACACTGTCCAACAGCGCCGAACGTGTCCTCATGAAGATCATCGTGGATTGCGCCAGCGACAAAGTGCTCGGCGTCCACATCGTCGGCCACGATGCCGGCGAGATCATCCAGGCGGTGGCCATCGCCGTGACGATGGGAGCGACGAAGGCCGACTTCGACAGGACCATCGCGGTGCATCCCACGGCCGGCGAGGAACTCGTCACCATGCGGGTTCCCGCCGTGACCAAGCGACCGGAGGGAGTGGGTTAG
- the aroH gene encoding Phospho-2-dehydro-3-deoxyheptonate aldolase, which translates to MGERWTSKTGWTPTSWRNLPIQQVPAYPDAAALQTVETQLASFPPLVFAGEARKLKSVLARVSTGEAFLLQGGDCAESFDEHSADNIRDFFRVFLQMALVLTFAGGSPVVKVGRIAGQFAKPRSSPTETMDGVSLPSYRGDIVNGITFTEEARIPDPRRQLEAYRQSAATLNLLRAFATGGYANLENAHRWMLGFVKDSPQSSRYQDVAERMSDALDFMRAIGINPETHQEVRTTDFFTSHEALLLGYEEALTRVDSTSGDWYATSGHMLWVGDRTRQADHAHIEYARGIKNPIGLKCGPSMTSEGLIKLIDQLNPENEAGRLTLICRFGADKVGEHLPGLIRTVEREGRKVVWVCDPMHGNTIAAGRYKTRPFERVMTEIEGFFGVHRAEQTIAGGIHLEMTGKNVTECTGGARALTADDLQDRYHTYCDPRLNAEQALEVAFLTAELVKRERAEIVRPRLDAAE; encoded by the coding sequence ATGGGCGAGCGTTGGACATCGAAGACCGGTTGGACGCCGACATCCTGGCGTAACCTGCCGATCCAGCAGGTACCGGCCTATCCGGATGCCGCTGCGCTCCAGACGGTCGAGACCCAGCTCGCCAGCTTTCCGCCCCTCGTTTTTGCAGGTGAGGCGCGCAAGCTGAAATCCGTGCTCGCCCGCGTCTCCACCGGGGAAGCCTTCCTGTTGCAGGGCGGCGATTGCGCCGAGAGCTTCGACGAGCATTCGGCCGACAACATCCGCGATTTCTTCCGCGTCTTCCTGCAGATGGCGCTGGTGCTCACCTTCGCCGGTGGGTCACCGGTGGTGAAGGTCGGGCGCATCGCCGGGCAGTTCGCCAAGCCGCGCTCCTCGCCCACCGAGACGATGGATGGCGTGAGCCTGCCGAGCTACCGGGGCGACATCGTCAACGGCATCACCTTCACCGAGGAAGCGCGCATCCCCGATCCGCGCCGGCAGCTGGAGGCTTACCGCCAGTCGGCGGCGACGCTCAACCTGCTGCGCGCCTTCGCGACCGGCGGCTATGCCAATCTCGAGAACGCGCATCGCTGGATGCTCGGCTTCGTCAAGGACAGCCCGCAATCCTCGCGCTACCAGGACGTGGCGGAGCGGATGAGCGACGCCCTCGACTTCATGCGCGCCATCGGCATCAACCCCGAGACGCACCAGGAAGTCCGCACCACGGATTTCTTCACGAGCCACGAGGCGCTGCTGCTGGGCTACGAGGAGGCGCTGACCCGCGTCGATTCCACGAGCGGCGACTGGTACGCCACGTCGGGCCACATGCTCTGGGTCGGCGATCGCACCCGTCAGGCAGATCACGCGCATATCGAGTATGCGCGCGGGATCAAGAACCCGATCGGGCTGAAATGCGGGCCGTCGATGACCTCCGAGGGGCTGATCAAGCTGATCGACCAGCTCAACCCGGAGAACGAGGCGGGCCGCCTGACCCTGATCTGCCGCTTCGGCGCGGACAAGGTTGGCGAGCATCTGCCCGGTCTGATCCGCACGGTGGAGCGTGAGGGCCGCAAGGTCGTGTGGGTCTGCGATCCGATGCACGGCAACACCATCGCGGCCGGCCGCTACAAGACGCGTCCGTTCGAGCGGGTGATGACGGAGATCGAAGGCTTCTTCGGCGTCCACCGGGCGGAGCAGACCATCGCCGGGGGCATTCATCTGGAGATGACCGGCAAGAACGTGACGGAATGCACCGGCGGCGCCCGCGCGCTGACGGCCGACGACCTGCAGGATCGCTACCACACCTATTGCGATCCCCGCCTCAATGCGGAGCAGGCGCTGGAAGTCGCGTTCCTCACGGCCGAACTGGTCAAGCGCGAGCGCGCCGAGATCGTCCGCCCACGCCTCGACGCCGCCGAGTAA
- the rnr gene encoding Ribonuclease R yields the protein MARRINPNPGQSALPSREQILAFIAQATEKVGKREIAAAFDIKGADRIGLKRILKEIEVDGEIERGRGGLAQAGRLPPVTLADIKSRDRDGDFFAVPVEWDHAKGPPPKILVSSPRSGKKPGRAAPGIGDRALLRVEPIPGESGRYSGRVIKVIGKNKAEVIGVYRSGPDGGRIVPVEKRAQGREIAIPAGEEGEARDGDLVSVSLVSESRFGLPRGRVTERLGSLGSERAVSLIALHLHHIPHVFAADTLAEADAVEPVGMKDREDWRAEPLLTIDPPDAKDHDDAVMAVPDPDEANQGGFVVTVAIADVAAYVRPGSALDREALLRGNSVYFPDRVVPMLPERISNDLCSLREKEDRPAIAVRMVIGADGVKKRHSFHRVMMRSRAKLSYAQAQAAIDGFTDETTAPLLEPILRPLWAAYAALTAAREARGPLALDLPERKVLLTPDGAVDRVVVPARLDAHRLIEEFMIQANVAAAETLEQAKQPLIYRVHDEPALEKMRALGEVLASIGIKIPKEGALRPALFNRILGAVAETEHAIFINEVVLRSQAQAVYAAQNLGHFGLNLRRYAHFTSPIRRYADLIVHRALIAACRLGSDGLSSDVTVGALDQIGEQISAAERRAMAAERETIDRLIAHHLADRVGANFTGQISGVTRAGLFIKLDETGADGFVPISTIGNDFYHHDEARHALVGSRSGETHRLGDRVEVRLVEAAAVAGALRFELLSEGQTRPQVGGARSPRSPSFHKAGPPGRPAGIRNSGSRHRGSRR from the coding sequence TTGGCCAGACGCATCAATCCCAACCCCGGGCAGAGCGCCCTTCCCTCCCGCGAGCAGATCCTCGCTTTCATCGCGCAGGCGACCGAGAAGGTCGGCAAGCGCGAGATCGCCGCGGCCTTCGACATCAAGGGCGCCGACCGCATCGGCTTGAAGCGTATCCTCAAGGAGATCGAGGTGGACGGCGAGATCGAGCGCGGCCGTGGCGGACTGGCTCAGGCCGGCCGGCTGCCGCCGGTGACGCTGGCCGATATCAAGTCGCGCGATCGCGATGGCGATTTCTTTGCCGTTCCCGTGGAATGGGACCATGCGAAGGGCCCGCCTCCGAAGATCCTGGTCTCCTCGCCGCGCAGCGGCAAGAAGCCGGGCCGCGCCGCCCCCGGTATCGGCGACCGAGCCCTTCTGCGCGTCGAACCGATTCCCGGCGAGAGCGGGCGCTATTCCGGCCGTGTCATCAAGGTCATCGGCAAGAACAAGGCGGAGGTGATCGGCGTCTACCGCTCCGGTCCCGATGGCGGTCGCATCGTGCCCGTGGAGAAGCGGGCGCAGGGCCGCGAGATCGCGATCCCGGCCGGTGAGGAAGGCGAGGCGCGGGACGGCGACCTCGTCAGCGTCAGCCTCGTCAGCGAGAGCCGGTTCGGCCTGCCGCGTGGGCGCGTGACAGAGCGCCTCGGGTCCCTCGGCTCGGAGCGCGCCGTGAGCCTCATCGCGCTGCATCTCCACCACATCCCCCATGTCTTCGCCGCCGACACATTGGCCGAGGCCGACGCGGTGGAGCCGGTGGGGATGAAGGACCGTGAGGATTGGCGCGCCGAGCCTCTCCTGACCATCGACCCCCCCGACGCCAAGGACCATGACGACGCCGTCATGGCGGTGCCGGACCCGGACGAGGCCAATCAGGGCGGCTTCGTCGTCACCGTCGCCATCGCCGATGTGGCCGCCTATGTCCGCCCAGGCTCGGCCCTCGACCGCGAGGCGTTGCTGCGCGGCAATTCGGTCTATTTCCCCGACCGCGTCGTGCCGATGCTGCCGGAGCGCATTTCCAACGACCTCTGCTCGCTGAGGGAAAAGGAGGATCGGCCGGCCATCGCCGTGCGCATGGTGATCGGCGCCGACGGGGTGAAGAAGCGCCACAGCTTCCACCGGGTCATGATGCGCTCGCGCGCCAAGCTGTCCTACGCCCAGGCGCAGGCGGCCATCGACGGCTTCACCGACGAGACGACCGCACCGCTGCTGGAACCGATCCTGCGCCCGCTCTGGGCCGCCTACGCGGCCCTGACGGCGGCGCGTGAGGCACGCGGCCCCCTCGCCCTCGACCTGCCCGAGCGGAAGGTGCTGCTGACGCCGGACGGGGCCGTGGACCGGGTGGTGGTGCCGGCCCGCCTCGATGCGCACCGGCTCATCGAGGAGTTCATGATCCAGGCCAACGTGGCCGCCGCCGAGACCCTGGAACAGGCCAAGCAGCCGCTGATCTACCGCGTCCATGACGAGCCGGCCCTGGAGAAGATGCGCGCGCTCGGCGAGGTTCTCGCCTCCATCGGCATCAAGATCCCCAAGGAAGGCGCCCTGCGCCCCGCTCTGTTCAACCGCATCCTCGGGGCGGTGGCCGAGACCGAGCACGCGATCTTCATCAACGAGGTGGTTCTGCGCTCGCAGGCGCAAGCCGTCTATGCCGCGCAGAATCTCGGGCATTTCGGCCTGAATCTCAGGCGCTACGCCCATTTCACCTCGCCGATCCGGCGCTATGCCGATCTCATCGTCCACCGGGCGCTGATCGCCGCCTGCCGACTGGGGTCGGACGGCCTGTCCTCCGACGTGACGGTGGGCGCCCTCGACCAGATCGGGGAGCAGATCTCGGCCGCCGAACGTCGCGCCATGGCGGCCGAGCGCGAGACCATCGACCGGCTCATCGCGCACCATCTCGCCGACCGGGTCGGGGCCAATTTCACTGGCCAGATCTCGGGCGTCACCCGCGCCGGGCTGTTCATCAAGCTCGACGAGACCGGCGCCGACGGCTTCGTGCCGATCTCCACCATCGGCAACGATTTCTACCACCACGACGAGGCGCGGCATGCCCTGGTGGGCTCGCGCAGCGGCGAGACCCATCGACTCGGCGACCGGGTGGAGGTGAGGCTGGTGGAAGCGGCGGCCGTGGCCGGAGCGCTACGCTTCGAACTGCTCTCCGAAGGCCAGACCAGGCCGCAGGTGGGCGGGGCGAGATCCCCGCGCTCGCCGAGCTTCCACAAGGCCGGCCCGCCCGGCCGGCCCGCCGGTATCCGCAACTCCGGGTCGCGGCATCGCGGGTCGCGCCGCTAG
- a CDS encoding Serralysin, with translation MATYSVYDKVDFRTLDIWHLDKTGGLYYDLAPTGYELDFNDRTAILVQGHDLTYARNGDPTSGTTTALDYDDGAGLYSTLRGIDVTVAHEQKYFDHNDTQYVLKDIFAGNDTINGSRYSDYIDGYTGADTLKGGDGDDVYIVDNSGDRVIERSLNGVDLVKASVSFSIGGQFIENLTLTGTSAINGTGNTGDNVLTGNAAANTLKGGAGDDTLIGGRGRDVLLGGAGDDTFQFTSIRDSAVGAEHRDQISDFTIGADHIDLHLIQAVTGATGDQPFSFIGDAAFSKQAGQLHAVVSGSATIVEGDVTGDGKADFQISLKNVVETLHASDFLL, from the coding sequence ATGGCGACGTATAGCGTCTACGACAAGGTCGATTTTCGAACGCTGGATATCTGGCACCTCGATAAGACGGGCGGACTTTATTACGATCTCGCCCCGACCGGATACGAGCTCGATTTCAACGATCGCACGGCCATCCTGGTCCAAGGCCACGATCTGACTTACGCGAGGAACGGAGACCCGACATCCGGGACGACGACGGCACTCGATTACGACGACGGCGCGGGCCTCTACAGCACGTTGCGCGGCATCGACGTGACGGTCGCCCACGAGCAGAAATACTTCGATCACAACGACACGCAATACGTGCTGAAGGACATCTTCGCCGGGAACGACACGATCAACGGATCGCGTTATTCCGACTACATCGATGGATATACCGGTGCCGATACGTTGAAGGGCGGCGATGGTGACGACGTCTACATCGTCGACAATTCCGGCGATCGCGTCATCGAGCGGAGCTTGAATGGTGTCGACCTCGTCAAGGCCTCCGTGTCCTTTTCCATCGGCGGCCAGTTCATCGAGAACCTGACGCTTACTGGAACGTCGGCCATCAACGGCACCGGCAACACCGGGGACAACGTTCTCACCGGTAACGCCGCCGCGAATACGCTGAAGGGCGGCGCGGGGGACGATACGCTGATCGGCGGACGCGGCCGCGACGTTCTCCTCGGCGGGGCCGGCGACGACACCTTCCAGTTCACGTCCATCAGGGACAGCGCGGTGGGCGCCGAGCACCGGGACCAGATCTCGGACTTCACCATCGGTGCCGACCATATCGACCTGCACCTGATCCAAGCCGTGACGGGTGCGACGGGCGATCAGCCTTTCAGCTTCATCGGCGACGCCGCCTTCAGCAAGCAGGCGGGCCAACTCCACGCCGTTGTCTCAGGCAGTGCGACGATCGTGGAGGGCGACGTGACCGGCGACGGCAAGGCCGACTTCCAGATCTCCCTGAAGAACGTGGTGGAGACCCTGCACGCCAGTGACTTTCTCCTGTAG
- the rpmG gene encoding 50S ribosomal protein L33, which yields MAKAVTVKIKLISTADTGYFYVTKKNSRTQTEKLSMKKYDPVVRKHVDFKETKIK from the coding sequence ATGGCCAAGGCCGTCACCGTCAAGATCAAGCTCATCTCGACCGCCGATACGGGCTACTTCTACGTCACGAAGAAGAACTCCCGGACGCAGACCGAGAAGCTGTCCATGAAGAAGTACGACCCCGTCGTGCGCAAGCATGTCGACTTCAAGGAAACCAAGATCAAGTAA
- a CDS encoding putative oxidoreductase, producing MTDKMAEPKIEAYDGPAGGWGSAQSLTEILLREEIPVSGAALLMKQNKPDGFMCVSCAWAKPAKPLTFEYCENGAKATAWEQTAKRCGPDFFARHTVTELRGWTDYALEEQGRLTHPMRYDAGSDRYVPVSWDEATAAIGRELRALDPKSAVFYASGRASLETSYMYGLLARMYGNNNLPDSSNMCHEPTSVGLKSSIGVPVGTVVLDDFETTDLILFFGQNVGSNAPRMLHQLQEARKRRVPIVTFNPLRERGLERFTNPQSVVEMATRHATEISTQYHQVKAGGDLAAITGMCKALIAADREALSVGRPGILDRSFIDEHTHGFDAFAAYCEKESWAALEGRSGLTRAAIEAAATVYARARAVIGVYGMGLTQHRKGTESVQMLVNLLLLRGNIGRKGAGPCPVRGHSNVQGQRTVGITEKPELAPLDVLKEQYGFEPPREKGLNTVEACEGIVSGEVKAFISLGGNFVRAIPETVRMEEAWRTMRLTVQISTKLNRSHLINGKVAYILPCLGRIEIDTQASGPQAVSMESSTSCFHGSRGKTNPVSDQVRSEPWIVAEIAKATLEPNPNVPWDAWVSDYSRIRGAMEATYPAVFQNLEGRMFEPGGIHKPLAARERRWETESGKANFTVPEGIEADPDMPLRSTDALDLITLRSNDQFNTTVYGYDDRFRGVKGTRMVLFINAADIARLGLADAEIVDVTTVADDRVRSVKGLRIVAYNIPPGNCAGYYPELNPLIPLWHHDEQSKTPAAKAIPVTIARSASTLRG from the coding sequence ATGACCGACAAAATGGCGGAGCCGAAGATCGAGGCCTATGACGGTCCGGCCGGCGGTTGGGGCTCGGCGCAATCCCTCACCGAAATCCTCCTGCGGGAAGAGATCCCGGTTTCCGGCGCGGCGCTGCTGATGAAGCAGAACAAGCCGGATGGCTTCATGTGCGTGTCCTGCGCCTGGGCCAAGCCTGCAAAGCCGCTGACGTTCGAGTATTGCGAGAACGGCGCGAAGGCGACGGCCTGGGAGCAGACCGCCAAGCGCTGCGGACCCGACTTCTTCGCCAGGCACACGGTGACCGAACTCCGTGGCTGGACGGATTACGCCCTGGAGGAGCAGGGCAGGCTCACTCATCCGATGCGCTACGACGCAGGCAGCGATCGTTACGTGCCGGTCTCCTGGGACGAGGCGACGGCGGCGATCGGTCGGGAATTGCGCGCCCTCGATCCGAAATCGGCGGTGTTCTACGCGTCGGGCCGGGCGTCGCTGGAGACGTCCTACATGTACGGGCTCCTCGCCCGCATGTACGGCAACAATAACCTGCCCGATTCGTCCAACATGTGCCACGAGCCGACCTCGGTCGGGCTGAAGTCGTCGATCGGCGTCCCCGTCGGGACGGTGGTGCTGGACGATTTCGAGACGACCGACCTCATCCTGTTTTTCGGCCAGAATGTCGGCTCGAACGCTCCTCGGATGCTGCACCAGCTGCAGGAGGCGCGCAAACGCCGGGTTCCGATCGTCACCTTCAACCCCTTGCGCGAACGCGGTCTGGAGCGTTTCACCAACCCGCAATCGGTGGTGGAGATGGCGACCCGCCACGCCACCGAGATCTCGACCCAGTACCATCAGGTCAAGGCGGGCGGGGATCTCGCGGCGATCACCGGGATGTGCAAGGCGCTCATCGCCGCCGACCGGGAGGCGCTCAGCGTCGGGCGTCCCGGCATCCTCGACCGGAGCTTCATCGACGAACACACTCATGGGTTCGACGCCTTCGCGGCCTATTGCGAGAAGGAGAGTTGGGCGGCCCTCGAAGGCCGGTCGGGCCTCACCCGCGCCGCCATCGAGGCGGCGGCCACCGTCTATGCCCGCGCGCGCGCCGTCATCGGCGTCTACGGCATGGGATTGACCCAGCACCGCAAGGGCACGGAATCCGTGCAGATGCTGGTGAACCTCCTGCTCCTGCGCGGGAACATCGGGCGCAAGGGCGCCGGCCCCTGTCCGGTTCGCGGCCATTCCAACGTCCAGGGTCAGCGCACGGTGGGGATCACCGAGAAGCCGGAACTCGCTCCCCTCGATGTCCTGAAGGAGCAATACGGTTTCGAGCCGCCGCGCGAGAAGGGCCTCAACACGGTGGAAGCCTGCGAGGGCATCGTGTCCGGGGAGGTGAAGGCCTTCATCAGCCTCGGCGGCAACTTCGTCCGCGCCATCCCCGAGACGGTGCGGATGGAAGAGGCGTGGCGGACCATGCGCCTCACCGTGCAGATCTCGACCAAGCTCAACCGTTCCCACCTCATCAACGGCAAGGTCGCCTATATCCTGCCCTGCCTCGGCCGGATCGAGATCGACACCCAGGCGAGCGGCCCGCAGGCCGTCTCCATGGAGAGCTCGACCTCGTGCTTCCACGGTTCGCGCGGCAAGACCAATCCGGTGAGCGATCAGGTTCGCTCCGAGCCCTGGATCGTCGCCGAGATCGCCAAGGCGACGCTCGAGCCGAATCCGAACGTCCCCTGGGACGCGTGGGTCAGTGACTATTCCCGCATTCGCGGGGCCATGGAGGCGACCTACCCCGCGGTGTTCCAGAATCTCGAAGGCCGGATGTTCGAGCCGGGCGGCATCCACAAACCCCTGGCCGCCCGCGAACGCCGATGGGAGACGGAGAGCGGCAAGGCCAATTTCACGGTGCCGGAAGGGATCGAGGCCGATCCCGACATGCCGCTGCGGAGCACCGACGCGCTCGACCTCATCACATTGCGCTCGAACGACCAGTTCAACACCACCGTCTACGGCTACGACGACCGTTTCCGTGGCGTGAAGGGTACCCGGATGGTGCTGTTCATAAATGCCGCCGATATCGCCCGCCTCGGCCTCGCCGATGCCGAGATCGTCGATGTGACGACGGTCGCCGACGATAGGGTCCGTTCGGTGAAGGGGCTTCGCATCGTCGCCTACAACATCCCGCCGGGGAATTGCGCGGGCTACTACCCGGAGCTCAATCCGCTCATCCCGCTCTGGCACCATGACGAGCAATCGAAGACGCCGGCCGCCAAGGCGATCCCGGTTACCATCGCGCGCTCGGCCTCGACCCTTAGGGGTTGA